A genomic segment from Microbulbifer elongatus encodes:
- a CDS encoding DNA translocase FtsK: MKAESETESGAAIPESLIARIVREGALIALLAGALLVGISLLSYSPEDPGWSHTGSGVEVENAIGPTGAWLADVCLSLLGWMAYLFPVLIGWRAYRILRDKNARFHGPLFALRVAGLLLLLVAGAGIATLCFSESAQPLPFSNGGIIGAAVSSFLERGLGYVGGTILLLATFAIGVTVFTGMSWLQLFEDIGRSVLFVFNWIGSRLARAKKAREEQRVAREAIVVRKAAVEEEKQRTAKRQPPQIAPTAPPPKQSPRAAKEKQGELFKGPVTGTLPALSLLDAADTNKKAGFSREALEALSRLLELKLKDFGVVAEVVSVLPGPVVTRFEIQPAPGVKVSRITNLAKDLARSLAVISVRVVEVIPGKSVVGIEIPNENRQMVRLTEVIGAEVYEKSSSALTLALGHDISGQPVVADLAKMPHLLVAGTTGSGKSVGINVMLLSLLYKSTPDEVRLILVDPKMLELSVYEGIPHLLTPVITDMNDAANGLRWCVGEMERRYKLMAAMGVRNLAGFNRKVKEAIASGEPLEDPIWQPDPMSSVPEAEQTRPHLKPLPAIVVVIDEFADMMMIVGKKVEQLIARIAQKARAAGIHLLLATQRPSVDVITGLIKANVPTRMAFQVSSKVDSRTILDQGGAEQLLGHGDMLYLPPGTAVPIRVHGAFVDDHEVHQVVADWCRRGEPEYIDGIVDDANNSIPVPGMATEGGEDDPETDALYDEAVAFVTKSRKASISSVQRQLRIGYNRAARMIEAMEAAGVVSPQQANGNREVLGPPPA, encoded by the coding sequence TTGAAGGCTGAGAGTGAAACTGAATCCGGGGCCGCGATTCCGGAATCCCTGATTGCGCGTATCGTGCGCGAGGGTGCCTTGATTGCCTTACTGGCTGGTGCTCTGCTGGTTGGTATAAGCCTGCTGAGTTACAGCCCCGAGGATCCGGGGTGGTCCCATACCGGTAGCGGTGTGGAGGTTGAGAATGCCATTGGCCCCACCGGTGCCTGGCTGGCCGATGTGTGCCTGTCTTTGCTGGGCTGGATGGCCTACCTGTTTCCCGTGCTGATTGGCTGGCGCGCGTATCGGATACTGCGCGATAAGAATGCGCGTTTTCACGGCCCATTGTTTGCGCTGCGCGTTGCGGGCCTGTTGCTCTTGCTGGTAGCCGGTGCCGGTATCGCCACACTGTGTTTCAGTGAGTCCGCACAGCCCCTGCCGTTTTCCAATGGCGGCATCATCGGTGCCGCGGTTTCCTCGTTTCTGGAGCGGGGACTCGGCTATGTGGGCGGCACCATCTTGCTGCTGGCCACGTTTGCCATTGGGGTCACGGTATTCACCGGCATGTCCTGGCTGCAGCTTTTTGAGGATATTGGCCGCAGCGTGCTGTTTGTATTCAACTGGATTGGCAGTCGATTGGCGCGCGCGAAGAAGGCGCGGGAAGAACAGCGTGTCGCCCGCGAAGCGATCGTGGTCCGCAAGGCCGCCGTCGAAGAAGAAAAACAGCGCACCGCCAAGCGCCAGCCACCTCAGATAGCGCCTACCGCACCGCCGCCCAAACAGAGTCCGCGGGCCGCGAAAGAAAAGCAGGGCGAGCTGTTCAAGGGGCCGGTGACCGGCACGCTCCCCGCACTCTCATTGCTCGACGCCGCGGACACTAACAAAAAAGCCGGCTTCAGCCGCGAAGCGCTGGAAGCACTTTCCCGCCTGCTTGAATTGAAGCTGAAAGACTTTGGTGTGGTCGCTGAGGTGGTGTCGGTTCTCCCGGGGCCTGTGGTGACCCGGTTCGAGATTCAGCCCGCGCCCGGGGTCAAGGTCAGCCGCATCACCAACCTGGCCAAAGACCTGGCGCGTTCCCTGGCAGTAATCAGTGTACGGGTCGTCGAGGTAATTCCGGGAAAATCGGTGGTGGGGATCGAGATTCCCAACGAAAACCGCCAGATGGTGCGCCTCACCGAGGTTATCGGTGCGGAAGTCTATGAGAAATCCAGTTCTGCCCTGACCCTGGCCCTCGGGCACGATATCTCCGGGCAACCGGTTGTCGCCGACCTGGCCAAGATGCCGCACCTGCTGGTTGCCGGTACTACCGGTTCCGGTAAGTCCGTTGGTATCAACGTGATGCTGTTGAGTCTGCTCTACAAATCCACCCCGGACGAAGTGCGCCTGATCCTGGTGGACCCCAAGATGCTCGAGCTCTCGGTCTACGAGGGCATCCCGCACCTGCTCACGCCCGTGATCACCGATATGAACGACGCCGCCAACGGCCTGCGCTGGTGTGTGGGTGAGATGGAGCGTCGCTATAAACTGATGGCCGCAATGGGGGTCCGCAACCTGGCGGGCTTCAACCGCAAGGTAAAGGAGGCCATCGCCAGCGGCGAACCGCTGGAAGACCCCATATGGCAGCCGGATCCTATGTCTAGCGTGCCGGAGGCAGAGCAGACTCGGCCGCATCTGAAGCCACTGCCGGCAATTGTGGTAGTGATCGATGAATTTGCCGACATGATGATGATCGTTGGCAAGAAGGTGGAGCAGTTGATTGCCCGTATTGCACAGAAGGCGCGGGCGGCCGGTATTCATCTGCTGCTGGCTACCCAGCGCCCGTCGGTAGATGTGATCACCGGCCTGATCAAGGCCAACGTACCCACCCGCATGGCCTTCCAGGTGTCATCCAAGGTCGACTCGCGCACCATTTTGGATCAGGGTGGTGCGGAGCAGCTGCTCGGCCACGGCGATATGCTCTATCTGCCGCCGGGTACAGCGGTACCCATAAGGGTGCACGGGGCCTTTGTGGATGACCATGAGGTGCACCAGGTTGTGGCAGACTGGTGTCGCCGTGGGGAGCCGGAATATATCGACGGCATTGTTGACGACGCCAACAACAGTATTCCAGTACCCGGCATGGCCACCGAGGGTGGCGAGGACGACCCGGAAACGGACGCACTCTACGACGAGGCCGTGGCGTTTGTGACCAAATCTCGTAAGGCGTCCATATCCTCGGTTCAGCGCCAGTTGCGCATCGGCTACAATCGCGCCGCCCGCATGATCGAGGCGATGGAAGCGGCTGGGGTGGTTTCGCCCCAGCAGGCCAACGGCAACCGCGAGGTGCTGGGGCCACCGCCGGCCTGA
- the clpA gene encoding ATP-dependent Clp protease ATP-binding subunit ClpA, translated as MLSKDLEVTLNLAFKGARAKRHEFMTVEHLLLALLDNESAADVLHACGADLSALRRELLEFVDSTTPLIPENDSERETQPTLGFQRVLQRAVFHVQSSGKKEVTGANVLVAIFCEQESQAVYYLKQQSVARIDVVNYITHGISRVSSGGHNTHNNPDPSPEQVDEELGNTAESGGSDPLESYATNLNQEAILGRIDPLVGRAPEVERVTQVLARRRKNNPLLVGESGVGKTAIAEGLARRIVDGEVPEPLKESTIYSLDLGSLLAGTKYRGDFEKRFKALLAELKKREHAVLFIDEIHTIIGAGAASGGVMDASNLLKPLLSSGQMRCIGSTTFNEYRGIFEKDRALSRRFQKIDVHEPSVEETVQILQGLKSCFEDHHKVRFTDSALEAAAQLANRHITERFLPDKAIDVIDEAGAYQALLPADQRTDTITVTEIENVVAKMARIPAKSVSASDKAALAKLDENLKMVVFGQDMAIEALSTSIKLARAGLGAEEKPIGSFLFAGPTGVGKTELCRQLAQVMGIELIRFDMSEYMERHTVSRLIGAPPGYVGFDQGGLLTDAVTKHPHSVVLLDEIEKAHPEVFNLLLQVMDHGTLTDNNGRKADFRNVILIMTTNAGAEVMSRRSIGFANQDHSSDGMEEIKKMFTPEFRNRLDSIIQFGALDISVVKTVVDKFVVELQAQLDESRVTLEVDDEAREWLAVNGYDEKMGARPMARLIREKLRKPLAEAVLFGDLSEEGGKVEVTVEDDQLKIRTAEPALH; from the coding sequence ATGCTCAGCAAGGATTTAGAGGTAACGCTCAATCTAGCGTTTAAGGGTGCACGGGCGAAACGCCACGAGTTTATGACCGTTGAGCACCTGTTGCTGGCGCTGCTGGACAACGAATCTGCGGCAGATGTTCTGCATGCCTGTGGTGCGGACCTCAGTGCGCTGCGCCGGGAGCTGCTCGAGTTTGTCGACTCAACCACGCCGCTCATTCCTGAAAATGACTCGGAGCGCGAAACTCAGCCCACTCTCGGTTTTCAGCGTGTCCTGCAGCGGGCAGTTTTCCACGTACAGTCGTCCGGCAAGAAAGAAGTTACTGGCGCGAATGTGCTGGTGGCCATCTTCTGCGAACAGGAAAGTCAGGCCGTTTACTACCTGAAGCAGCAAAGTGTTGCCCGTATCGATGTGGTGAATTACATCACCCACGGCATTTCCCGGGTGAGCTCTGGCGGCCACAACACCCACAACAACCCGGACCCATCCCCAGAGCAGGTCGATGAAGAGCTCGGGAATACGGCGGAATCCGGCGGCTCCGACCCACTGGAAAGTTACGCCACCAACCTGAATCAGGAAGCGATTCTCGGGCGTATCGACCCGCTGGTTGGCCGCGCACCGGAAGTGGAGCGCGTCACCCAGGTGCTGGCGCGGCGCCGCAAAAATAATCCGCTGCTGGTGGGTGAATCCGGAGTCGGTAAAACGGCGATTGCCGAAGGCCTGGCCAGAAGAATTGTTGACGGAGAAGTGCCCGAGCCCCTGAAAGAAAGCACCATTTACTCCCTCGACCTGGGCTCCTTGCTGGCGGGCACCAAGTATCGTGGTGATTTCGAGAAGCGCTTCAAGGCGCTGCTTGCCGAGCTCAAAAAGCGCGAGCATGCCGTACTGTTTATTGATGAGATCCATACGATTATCGGTGCCGGCGCGGCGTCTGGCGGCGTAATGGATGCCTCCAATCTACTGAAGCCGCTGCTCTCCAGCGGTCAGATGCGCTGTATCGGCTCTACAACGTTCAATGAATACCGCGGGATCTTTGAGAAAGACCGCGCGCTGTCCCGTCGCTTCCAGAAGATTGACGTCCACGAACCCTCGGTCGAGGAAACGGTGCAGATTCTGCAGGGCCTGAAATCCTGTTTTGAGGATCACCATAAGGTGCGGTTTACGGATTCCGCCCTGGAGGCTGCGGCACAGCTTGCCAACCGACACATTACCGAGCGATTCCTGCCGGACAAGGCGATCGACGTGATTGATGAAGCCGGGGCCTACCAGGCGCTGCTGCCCGCCGATCAGCGCACCGATACCATTACCGTCACGGAAATCGAAAACGTCGTGGCAAAGATGGCGCGCATCCCTGCGAAGAGTGTATCTGCGTCCGACAAGGCGGCGCTCGCCAAGCTGGATGAAAACCTGAAAATGGTAGTGTTCGGGCAGGATATGGCCATTGAGGCCCTCAGCACCTCGATCAAGCTGGCCCGGGCAGGCCTGGGTGCAGAAGAGAAACCCATCGGTTCCTTCCTGTTTGCGGGTCCCACGGGTGTCGGTAAAACCGAGCTGTGCCGTCAATTGGCGCAGGTCATGGGTATTGAGCTGATCCGTTTTGATATGTCCGAATACATGGAGCGCCACACGGTTTCGCGCCTGATCGGCGCGCCTCCGGGCTACGTCGGGTTTGACCAGGGGGGCCTGCTGACCGACGCCGTCACCAAGCACCCCCACAGTGTCGTGCTGCTGGATGAAATCGAAAAAGCGCACCCGGAAGTGTTCAATCTGCTACTGCAGGTCATGGACCACGGCACCCTGACGGACAATAACGGCCGCAAAGCCGACTTCCGCAATGTCATTCTGATTATGACCACCAATGCCGGTGCCGAAGTCATGAGCCGCCGCTCGATCGGCTTCGCCAACCAGGATCACAGCAGTGACGGCATGGAGGAAATCAAGAAAATGTTTACTCCCGAGTTCCGCAACCGCCTCGATAGCATCATCCAGTTCGGTGCGCTTGATATCAGTGTGGTGAAAACGGTGGTGGATAAGTTCGTGGTCGAACTGCAGGCGCAACTCGATGAGTCCCGCGTAACCCTCGAGGTGGACGACGAGGCGCGCGAATGGCTGGCGGTGAATGGTTACGATGAGAAGATGGGCGCGCGGCCGATGGCGCGGCTGATTCGTGAGAAGTTGCGCAAACCATTGGCTGAAGCCGTTCTGTTCGGCGACCTGTCAGAGGAGGGCGGTAAGGTCGAGGTCACTGTTGAGGATGACCAGTTGAAGATCAGGACGGCGGAACCGGCCCTGCACTAG
- the aat gene encoding leucyl/phenylalanyl-tRNA--protein transferase encodes MDDILSLLDPARVEFPSTQTALSDPNGLLAVGGDLTPEWLLAAYRKGIFPWFSDDQPILWWSPSPRCVVRPQALKFSRSLRKVIRQRRFTITFDQAFADVMRGCAGPRRDDSGTWITGDMYWAYLEMHARGHAHSVEAWLDGQLVGGLYGLSIGRVFFGESMFHRATDASKVAFAYLVRQLATWGCKLIDCQVSNPHLMSLGAEEMPREEFERHLALGVADTPFPTQWPNVPAPDLFDGD; translated from the coding sequence ATGGATGACATCCTTTCATTACTGGACCCGGCACGGGTGGAGTTTCCCAGTACACAAACGGCTTTGTCTGACCCCAATGGCCTGCTGGCAGTGGGCGGCGACCTGACGCCGGAGTGGCTGCTGGCCGCCTATCGCAAAGGTATCTTCCCCTGGTTTTCCGATGATCAGCCGATTCTGTGGTGGTCACCCTCCCCCCGCTGCGTAGTCCGCCCCCAAGCACTGAAATTCAGCCGCAGCCTGCGCAAGGTCATTCGCCAGCGGCGCTTCACCATCACGTTTGATCAGGCTTTCGCGGATGTCATGCGCGGATGCGCCGGCCCAAGACGCGATGACTCCGGCACCTGGATTACCGGCGACATGTACTGGGCGTATCTCGAAATGCACGCCCGGGGTCATGCGCATTCCGTGGAAGCCTGGCTGGATGGCCAGCTGGTTGGGGGACTATACGGGCTCAGTATCGGGCGGGTGTTTTTTGGCGAGTCCATGTTTCACCGGGCCACCGACGCATCCAAGGTGGCGTTTGCGTATTTGGTGCGACAACTGGCGACCTGGGGCTGCAAGCTGATTGACTGCCAGGTGAGCAACCCACACCTCATGAGCCTGGGCGCGGAAGAAATGCCCCGCGAGGAGTTTGAGCGACACCTGGCGCTGGGGGTTGCCGACACTCCATTTCCCACTCAATGGCCAAATGTACCGGCACCGGACCTGTTCGACGGCGACTGA
- the infA gene encoding translation initiation factor IF-1: MAKDDYIEMEGEVIDTLPNTTFRVKLENGHVVIAHISGKMRKNYIRILTGDKVKVELTPYDLSKGRITYRAR, from the coding sequence ATGGCAAAAGACGATTACATTGAAATGGAAGGCGAGGTGATCGACACCCTGCCCAACACCACTTTCCGGGTAAAACTGGAGAACGGACACGTGGTGATCGCGCATATTTCTGGAAAAATGCGCAAAAATTACATCCGCATTCTGACGGGTGACAAGGTCAAAGTGGAGCTGACTCCGTACGACCTGAGCAAGGGCCGCATCACTTACCGCGCCCGCTGA
- the icd gene encoding NADP-dependent isocitrate dehydrogenase: MGHIQVPANGEKVTVNADGSLNVPNTPIIPFIEGDGIGVDITPVMRKVIDAAVSKAYNDEKSIAWMEIFCGEKAAETYSGDWFPAETLEAIKEYVVSIKGPLTTPVGGGFRSLNVALRQELDLYVCQRPVRWFSGVPSPVKEPNKVDMVIFRENSEDIYAGIEWKAGTDEANKVVKFLQEEMGVKKIRFPQEVGIGVKPVSEEGTKRLVRKALQYTIDQDRDSLTLVHKGNIMKFTEGAFADWGYELAREEFGAQPIDGGPWCSFKNPNTGKEIVVKDVIADAMLQQILLRPAEYDVIATLNLNGDYLSDALAAQVGGIGIAPGANLSDDVALFEATHGTAPKYAGQDKVNPGSLILSAEMMLRHLGWNEAAELVVKGMEGAIEAKTVTYDFERLMDGAELKSCSEFGEEVIKHMA, translated from the coding sequence ATGGGTCATATCCAAGTGCCGGCCAACGGCGAAAAAGTCACAGTCAACGCAGATGGTTCTCTGAACGTACCGAACACCCCGATTATCCCCTTTATCGAAGGTGACGGCATCGGCGTGGATATCACCCCGGTAATGCGCAAAGTGATCGACGCCGCGGTTAGCAAGGCGTACAACGACGAAAAATCCATCGCCTGGATGGAGATTTTCTGTGGCGAAAAAGCCGCTGAAACCTACAGCGGCGACTGGTTCCCGGCAGAAACCCTCGAAGCCATCAAAGAATACGTTGTCAGCATCAAAGGCCCGCTGACCACGCCGGTTGGCGGTGGCTTCCGCTCCCTGAACGTTGCTCTGCGCCAGGAGCTGGACCTGTACGTATGTCAGCGCCCGGTGCGCTGGTTCAGTGGTGTACCTTCTCCGGTAAAAGAGCCGAACAAGGTAGATATGGTGATCTTCCGTGAGAACTCCGAAGACATCTACGCCGGTATCGAGTGGAAAGCAGGCACCGACGAAGCCAACAAGGTTGTGAAGTTCCTGCAGGAAGAAATGGGCGTTAAGAAAATCCGCTTCCCGCAGGAAGTGGGCATCGGTGTTAAGCCGGTTTCCGAAGAGGGCACCAAGCGCCTGGTACGCAAAGCCCTGCAGTACACCATCGATCAGGATCGCGACTCCCTGACGCTGGTGCACAAAGGCAACATCATGAAGTTCACCGAAGGCGCCTTCGCTGACTGGGGCTACGAACTGGCTCGTGAAGAGTTCGGCGCTCAGCCCATCGACGGCGGCCCCTGGTGCAGTTTCAAGAACCCGAACACCGGCAAGGAGATCGTGGTCAAGGACGTAATCGCCGACGCCATGCTGCAGCAGATCCTGCTGCGTCCGGCCGAGTACGACGTAATCGCCACTCTGAACCTGAATGGCGACTACCTGTCCGACGCACTGGCCGCACAAGTTGGCGGTATCGGTATCGCACCGGGTGCGAACCTGTCTGACGACGTAGCGCTGTTCGAAGCGACTCACGGTACTGCGCCTAAGTACGCCGGTCAGGATAAAGTGAACCCGGGTTCACTGATCCTTTCTGCTGAAATGATGCTGCGCCACCTGGGCTGGAACGAAGCGGCCGAGCTGGTTGTCAAGGGTATGGAAGGCGCGATCGAAGCCAAGACCGTAACTTATGACTTCGAGCGTCTGATGGACGGCGCGGAGCTGAAGTCCTGTTCCGAGTTTGGCGAGGAAGTCATCAAGCACATGGCTTGA
- the lolA gene encoding outer membrane lipoprotein chaperone LolA, producing MKRTLSIFLIALGFTFGTAHARADASEELSRLLQPLGALSGNFRQTLKDQKGKTLQKSSGNFSVQRPGRLRWKTGEPYSQLLVTNNKQLWLYDPDLEQVTIRPVDNRMKETPALLLGGKVEDIRGSFTVESKKGAYYLTPKRASAPFKSMVIRFDNKGLPSAMTVRDGMGQTTDIRFNGMRANPNLSSHMFNFKPPKGTDIIRDE from the coding sequence ATGAAACGCACACTGAGCATTTTTCTGATCGCGCTGGGCTTCACTTTCGGCACCGCACATGCGCGTGCCGACGCCAGTGAGGAACTGAGCCGGCTGCTGCAACCCCTGGGGGCGCTATCCGGTAATTTCCGTCAGACCCTGAAAGACCAGAAAGGTAAAACCCTGCAAAAGAGCAGCGGCAACTTTTCCGTTCAGCGCCCGGGGCGCCTGCGCTGGAAAACGGGCGAGCCGTATTCTCAGCTGCTGGTCACCAACAACAAGCAGCTGTGGCTGTATGATCCGGACCTGGAGCAGGTGACCATCCGCCCGGTCGACAACCGCATGAAAGAGACTCCCGCGTTGCTGTTGGGGGGTAAAGTTGAAGACATTCGCGGTTCGTTTACGGTGGAGAGCAAGAAGGGGGCCTATTACCTGACACCGAAGCGTGCTTCTGCGCCCTTCAAATCCATGGTCATTCGCTTTGACAACAAGGGGCTACCTTCCGCCATGACCGTACGGGATGGTATGGGGCAGACTACGGACATTCGCTTTAACGGCATGCGTGCGAATCCGAACCTGTCATCCCATATGTTCAACTTCAAGCCGCCCAAAGGGACCGACATAATCCGCGATGAATGA
- a CDS encoding pseudouridine synthase yields MSKLILLNKPYGVLCQFTDPEGRPTLADFISEPGVYAAGRLDFDSEGLLLLTADGRLQHRIAHPSNKLPKVYWAQVEGEITDDALLQLRLGVTLKDGETAPAEARRIPAPTIWRRHPPIRERKSIPTSWIELTITEGRNRQVRRMTAAVGFPTLRLVRRAIGDWSLEGLAPGESRCEQVKMPAIPEAPGKPRSRKPSGNRRKRPRNAVAPGAGRNSRTRKPRR; encoded by the coding sequence ATGAGCAAACTGATTCTGCTGAACAAGCCCTACGGGGTTCTCTGTCAATTTACCGACCCGGAGGGCCGCCCCACGCTCGCCGACTTTATTTCCGAGCCCGGTGTGTACGCGGCCGGCCGTCTGGATTTTGACTCGGAAGGCCTGCTGTTACTTACCGCCGACGGACGCCTGCAGCACCGCATTGCACACCCCAGTAATAAGTTACCGAAAGTGTACTGGGCACAGGTTGAGGGCGAGATCACCGACGACGCCCTGCTTCAATTGCGACTCGGGGTCACCCTCAAGGATGGGGAAACCGCCCCGGCGGAGGCACGACGCATACCAGCGCCCACCATCTGGCGGCGCCACCCACCCATCCGGGAGCGTAAATCCATTCCCACCTCCTGGATCGAGCTGACCATCACCGAGGGCCGCAACCGACAGGTTCGGCGCATGACGGCAGCGGTGGGCTTCCCTACGCTCCGCCTGGTTCGCCGGGCGATCGGCGACTGGTCACTCGAAGGCCTGGCGCCGGGAGAGAGCCGCTGCGAACAGGTGAAAATGCCGGCAATTCCCGAGGCCCCGGGGAAGCCCCGCTCCAGAAAACCATCGGGAAACCGGCGAAAGCGCCCGCGCAACGCCGTCGCCCCCGGCGCTGGCCGCAATTCCCGCACGCGCAAACCACGCCGCTGA
- the cspD gene encoding cold shock domain-containing protein CspD has protein sequence MPTGTVKWFNNAKGYGFILADEGGEDLFAHYSAIQMDGYRTLKAGQQVQFDIIQGDKGYHAANISALDAARPAPSAAAPVAQTETVREQEAEEVLD, from the coding sequence ATGCCTACCGGTACCGTTAAGTGGTTCAATAATGCCAAAGGATATGGATTTATTCTTGCTGACGAAGGTGGAGAAGACCTGTTTGCGCACTACTCTGCAATCCAGATGGATGGGTATCGCACCCTGAAGGCTGGCCAGCAGGTACAGTTCGACATTATTCAGGGAGACAAGGGTTACCACGCAGCCAATATCAGTGCGTTGGACGCGGCCCGCCCGGCACCCAGCGCAGCAGCGCCTGTCGCGCAGACTGAAACGGTCAGGGAACAGGAAGCCGAAGAAGTCCTGGACTGA
- the clpS gene encoding ATP-dependent Clp protease adapter ClpS: protein MGNSQIIKLHSNQGPDNDDFDFHEGGGGTALAEARPQLKRPPMYKVVMLNDDYTPMEFVVEALELFFYVNRERATQLMLQVHTKGKAICGVYTRDIAETKAAQVNQFARDNEHPLLCEIEADEDDEHGEEG from the coding sequence ATGGGAAATTCACAAATCATTAAACTACACTCGAATCAAGGCCCTGATAACGACGACTTTGATTTCCATGAGGGGGGAGGCGGCACCGCACTTGCGGAAGCCCGGCCGCAGCTCAAGCGCCCCCCGATGTACAAGGTTGTCATGCTCAATGACGACTACACGCCAATGGAGTTTGTGGTCGAAGCGCTGGAGCTTTTTTTCTATGTGAATCGCGAGCGCGCCACACAGCTGATGTTACAGGTGCACACTAAGGGAAAAGCGATCTGCGGTGTCTATACTCGAGATATAGCGGAGACCAAGGCCGCGCAGGTAAATCAATTTGCGCGAGACAATGAACATCCATTGCTGTGTGAGATCGAAGCAGATGAAGACGACGAGCACGGCGAGGAGGGTTGA
- the trxB gene encoding thioredoxin-disulfide reductase, which yields MSNHHRLIILGSGPAGYTAAIYAARANLNPVVITGMQQGGQLTTTTEVENWPGGVHDLQGPDLMVQMQQHAERFDTNIIFDHIHEVDLKQRPFTLKGNETYTCDALIISTGASAQYLGLPSEEAFQGRGVSACATCDGFFYRDQKVIVVGGGNTAVEEALYLSNIAAEVTLVHRRDELRSEKILQDRLMEKAENGNINLCWHHTLDEVLGDDNGVTGVRLKNVQDGTTKELDVSGVFIAIGHKPNTDIFEGQLEMNGGYIVVESGLNGNATQTSVPGVFAAGDVSDHIYRQAVTSAGTGCMAALDAERYLDAQ from the coding sequence ATGAGCAACCATCACCGCCTGATCATTCTCGGTTCCGGCCCGGCTGGGTACACCGCAGCCATCTACGCTGCTCGCGCCAATCTGAATCCGGTGGTGATCACCGGTATGCAGCAAGGTGGTCAGCTGACCACCACGACAGAAGTCGAGAACTGGCCCGGTGGCGTGCACGATCTGCAAGGCCCTGACCTGATGGTGCAGATGCAGCAGCACGCTGAGCGTTTCGACACCAACATTATTTTCGACCACATCCACGAAGTAGACCTGAAACAGCGCCCGTTTACCCTCAAAGGCAACGAGACCTACACCTGCGACGCACTGATCATTTCAACCGGTGCCTCTGCCCAGTATCTCGGCCTCCCCTCGGAAGAAGCCTTCCAGGGCCGCGGCGTAAGCGCCTGTGCCACCTGTGACGGTTTCTTCTATCGCGATCAGAAAGTAATCGTGGTCGGCGGTGGTAATACTGCGGTGGAAGAAGCTCTGTATCTGTCGAATATTGCCGCGGAAGTCACCCTGGTCCACCGTCGCGACGAGCTGCGCTCCGAGAAGATCCTGCAGGATCGCCTCATGGAAAAAGCCGAAAACGGCAATATCAACCTCTGCTGGCACCACACTCTGGACGAGGTGCTCGGCGACGACAACGGTGTTACCGGTGTTCGCCTGAAAAATGTGCAGGACGGCACCACCAAGGAGCTGGATGTTTCCGGTGTGTTCATCGCCATTGGCCACAAGCCGAACACGGATATTTTTGAGGGCCAGCTGGAAATGAATGGTGGCTACATCGTGGTTGAAAGTGGACTCAACGGAAACGCCACTCAGACCTCTGTACCTGGCGTATTTGCTGCGGGCGATGTTTCTGATCACATCTACCGCCAGGCGGTCACGTCCGCCGGCACCGGCTGCATGGCTGCACTGGACGCGGAGCGGTACCTCGACGCGCAGTGA
- a CDS encoding arginyltransferase produces the protein MSQYSQLDSVRLLATMPHPCGYLKDQEATTVFVDPQTPVDQRLYSRLSELGFRRSGNYLYRPQCTSCQACVPARIPVELFVPNRNQRRCWRRNRDLDVFHQHDIDTDEHYALYARYIEQRHRDGEMYPPSREQFRSFLNNAWGSTRYLEFRARDRLVGVAVTDVLNGGVSAIYTYFDPDEVKRSLGTYAILYQIEWTRRLGLPSLYLGYWIRQCEKMAYKNQFQPLEYLVDNRWTLRSDRSG, from the coding sequence GTGAGCCAGTATTCTCAGCTGGACTCCGTGCGCCTGCTCGCGACCATGCCACACCCCTGCGGCTACCTGAAAGATCAGGAAGCCACCACCGTGTTTGTCGATCCGCAAACCCCTGTGGATCAACGACTTTACAGTCGCCTTTCGGAGCTGGGCTTTCGCCGCAGCGGCAATTACCTTTACCGCCCGCAGTGCACCAGTTGTCAGGCCTGTGTGCCCGCGCGCATTCCGGTGGAACTGTTTGTGCCCAACCGCAACCAGCGTCGTTGCTGGCGCCGTAACCGCGACCTGGACGTCTTCCATCAGCACGATATCGACACCGATGAGCACTATGCTCTCTACGCCCGCTATATCGAACAGCGCCACCGGGATGGGGAGATGTACCCGCCCAGTCGCGAACAGTTTCGCAGCTTTCTGAACAACGCCTGGGGCAGCACGCGTTATCTGGAGTTCCGCGCTCGCGATCGCCTGGTGGGCGTCGCGGTCACCGACGTACTGAATGGTGGTGTCTCTGCGATCTATACCTATTTTGACCCGGACGAGGTCAAGCGCAGCCTTGGCACTTACGCGATCCTGTATCAGATCGAATGGACCCGCCGCCTGGGGTTACCGAGCCTCTATCTCGGTTACTGGATACGTCAGTGCGAGAAAATGGCCTATAAAAATCAGTTTCAGCCGCTCGAATACCTGGTGGACAATCGCTGGACGCTTAGGTCAGATCGCTCCGGCTGA